The following are encoded in a window of Castanea sativa cultivar Marrone di Chiusa Pesio chromosome 5, ASM4071231v1 genomic DNA:
- the LOC142634230 gene encoding G-type lectin S-receptor-like serine/threonine-protein kinase RKS1 isoform X2 has protein sequence MDAKKLVTSMFLIILFFPLCISLDSFTSDTSMKDGQSLISKENNFILGFFSPGNSSYRYLGIWYVKVTKKTVVWVANRNDPINDSTGVLSIKQSGNLVLHDSHNRLLWSTNVSVQGTTSCVAQLQDSGNLMLVQDKSKMLLWQSFDYPTDTLLPEMKIGLNRITGLNSFLTSWKSQDDPGTGDYFYKMNLTGFPQLLLYEVSTPHFRADPWPWNRPAFKPSLGFNLNFVNNEDEVSYFISLDDPSIITRFVVDSSGLLQQLTWNDGDSQWKHVWSTPRSCDNYGSCGAYGICILDGVDRFGCTCLPGYEPKSLRDGSEGCVRKKLGMSICGNGEGFVKVAHLKIPDAFDAVWMEMSMSSLECEQACLWNCSCTAFINYNTNGKGFGCLSFYGELIDILEYTDDGWDLNVRVDAIELGKSKGFLGKKRKLAITILSVAVPLFLVSLLAYMWLMKKRKTKGTKDYLEGNELEDSNRHPDLSIFDLSCIAAATDNFSPTNKLGQGGFGSVFKGQLSNGQQIAVKRLSKSSGQGIEEFKNEVMLIAKLQHRNLVKIFGCCIPDEEKMLIYEYMPNKSLDSFIFDHTRSSLLNWRKRFEIIIGIARGILYLHQDSRLRIIHRDLKTSNVLLDGEMNPKISDFGIARIIKGDQIQDMTTRVVGTYGYMSPEYVIFGKYSTKSDVFSFGVILLEIVSGKKNNDSYQNHPSLTLIGHVWELWRVDRALDIVDSSINESFVSLEVLRCIQIGLLCVQENAMDRPTMLAVFLMLSSEITIPSPKQPAFIFRRATNEFESITGGELYSINDMTITEFEAR, from the exons atgGATGCTAAAAAACTAGTCACGTCCATGTTTCTGATAATTCTTTTCTTCCCATTATGCATATCCCTTGACAGCTTCACATCAGACACATCCATGAAGGATGGCCAATCTTTGATTTccaaagaaaacaattttatcttaGGCTTCTTCAGCCCCGGCAACTCTAGCTATCGGTATCTTGGTATTTGGTATGtcaaagtgacaaaaaaaactGTGGTGTGGGTTGCAAACAGAAATGATCCTATCAATGATTCCACTGGAGTTCTCTCCATCAAACAATCTGGCAACCTTGTTCTCCATGACAGTCACAACCGTCTTCTTTGGTCTACAAATGTGTCAGTCCAAGGGACAACCTCCTGTGTTGCTCAACTTCAAGATTCAGGAAACTTGATGTTGGTCCAGGACAAAAGCAAAATGTTGTTATGGCAAAGCTTTGACTATCCTACAGATACTCTTCTTCCAGAAATGAAGATTGGGTTGAACAGGATAACTGGGCTCAACAGTTTCTTGACATCTTGGAAGTCACAAGATGACCCTGGAACTGGGGACTACTTCTATAAGATGAATCTTACTGGCTTTCCACAATTGCTATTGTATGAGGTTTCAACCCCACATTTTCGAGCAGATCCATGGCCATGGAACAGACCAGCATTCAAACCCTCATTAGGTTTtaacttaaattttgttaaCAATGAAGATGAGGTATCTTACTTTATCTCTCTTGATGACCCCTCCATCATTACAAGATTTGTGGTGGACAGCTCTGGACTTCTCCAACAACTTACGTGGAATGACGGTGATAGTCAATGGAAGCACGTATGGTCAACACCTAGATCATGTGATAACTATGGAAGCTGTGGTGCGTACGGTATATGTATTCTTGACGGCGTTGACAGGTTTGGGTGTACCTGCTTGCCAGGGTATGAACCCAAGTCTCTCAGAGATGGTTCTGAGGGATGTGTGAGAAAGAAATTGGGGATGTCTATCTGTGGAAATGGAGAAGGGTTTGTGAAGGTGGCACATTTGAAGATTCCTGATGCATTTGATGCTGTTTGGATGGAGATGAGTATGAGTAGCTTAGAGTGCGAGCAAGCATGCTTGTGGAATTGTTCCTGCACAGCTTTTATCAATTACAATACTAATGGTAAGGGATTTGGTTGCTTATCATTTTACGGTGAACTGATTGACATTTTAGAGTATACAGATGATGGGTGGGATCTAAATGTTCGTGTGGATGCGATTGAGTTAG GGAAGTCCAAAGGTTTTCTTGGAAAGAAGAGGAAACTAGCTATTACAATATTGTCTGTTGCTGTGCCATTGTTTTTGGTATCCTTGCTAGCGTATATGTGGCtaatgaagaagaggaaaacgAAAG GTACCAAAGACTATTTGGAGGGAAATGAGCTCGAGGACAGTAACAGACATCCAGATTTATCGATTTTTGATCTAAGCTGCATAGCTGCTGCCACTGACAATTTCTCTCCGACCAACAAACTTGGGCAAGGTGGTTTTGGTTCTGTTTTTAAG GGTCAATTATCTAATGGCCAACAAATAGCTGTAAAAAGGCTATCCAAAAGTTCAGGGCAAGGAATAGAAGAATTCAAAAATGAAGTTATGTTGATTGCAAAACTTCAACATAGGAATCttgtcaaaatttttggttGTTGCATTCCAGACGAAGAAAAGATGTTGATTTATGAGTACATGCCAAACAAAAGCTTGGACTCCTTCATTTTTG atcatacaagaagttcattGCTAAATTGGAGGAAACGTTTTGAAATCATAATTGGGATTGCTCGTGGGATTTTGTATCTTCATCAAGACTCGAGATTAAGAATTATTCATAGGGATCTTAAAACTAGCAATGTTCTTCTTGATGGTGAGATGAATCCCAAAATTTCGGATTTTGGCATAGCACGTATAATCAAAGGGGACCAAATTCAAGACATGACAACTAGAGTTGTCGGAACATA TGGTTATATGTCACCGGAGTATGTAATATTTGGGAAATACTCCACCAAATCCGATGTCTTTAGTTTTGGTGTCATATTGTTGGAGATTGTGAGTGGCAAGAAGAATAACGACTCTTATCAGAACCACCCTTCCCTAACTTTAATAGGGCAT GTTTGGGAACTTTGGAGAGTAGATAGAGCCTTGGATATAGTTGATTCATCAATAAATGAGTCATTTGTTTCCCTTGAAGTCTTGAGATGCATTCAAATTGGGCTCTTATGTGTGCAAGAAAATGCAATGGACCGACCAACAATGTTGGCAGTTTTTCTCATGCTGAGTAGTGAAATAACTATTCCTTCTCCAAAACAACCTGCTTTCATTTTCAGAAGAGCTACTAATGAATTTGAATCAATCACAGGAGGGGAGCTCTATTCTATAAATGACATGACAATAACCGAGTTTGAAGCTCGCTAA
- the LOC142634230 gene encoding G-type lectin S-receptor-like serine/threonine-protein kinase RKS1 isoform X1, protein MDAKKLVTSMFLIILFFPLCISLDSFTSDTSMKDGQSLISKENNFILGFFSPGNSSYRYLGIWYVKVTKKTVVWVANRNDPINDSTGVLSIKQSGNLVLHDSHNRLLWSTNVSVQGTTSCVAQLQDSGNLMLVQDKSKMLLWQSFDYPTDTLLPEMKIGLNRITGLNSFLTSWKSQDDPGTGDYFYKMNLTGFPQLLLYEVSTPHFRADPWPWNRPAFKPSLGFNLNFVNNEDEVSYFISLDDPSIITRFVVDSSGLLQQLTWNDGDSQWKHVWSTPRSCDNYGSCGAYGICILDGVDRFGCTCLPGYEPKSLRDGSEGCVRKKLGMSICGNGEGFVKVAHLKIPDAFDAVWMEMSMSSLECEQACLWNCSCTAFINYNTNGKGFGCLSFYGELIDILEYTDDGWDLNVRVDAIELAKYTGKSKGFLGKKRKLAITILSVAVPLFLVSLLAYMWLMKKRKTKGTKDYLEGNELEDSNRHPDLSIFDLSCIAAATDNFSPTNKLGQGGFGSVFKGQLSNGQQIAVKRLSKSSGQGIEEFKNEVMLIAKLQHRNLVKIFGCCIPDEEKMLIYEYMPNKSLDSFIFDHTRSSLLNWRKRFEIIIGIARGILYLHQDSRLRIIHRDLKTSNVLLDGEMNPKISDFGIARIIKGDQIQDMTTRVVGTYGYMSPEYVIFGKYSTKSDVFSFGVILLEIVSGKKNNDSYQNHPSLTLIGHVWELWRVDRALDIVDSSINESFVSLEVLRCIQIGLLCVQENAMDRPTMLAVFLMLSSEITIPSPKQPAFIFRRATNEFESITGGELYSINDMTITEFEAR, encoded by the exons atgGATGCTAAAAAACTAGTCACGTCCATGTTTCTGATAATTCTTTTCTTCCCATTATGCATATCCCTTGACAGCTTCACATCAGACACATCCATGAAGGATGGCCAATCTTTGATTTccaaagaaaacaattttatcttaGGCTTCTTCAGCCCCGGCAACTCTAGCTATCGGTATCTTGGTATTTGGTATGtcaaagtgacaaaaaaaactGTGGTGTGGGTTGCAAACAGAAATGATCCTATCAATGATTCCACTGGAGTTCTCTCCATCAAACAATCTGGCAACCTTGTTCTCCATGACAGTCACAACCGTCTTCTTTGGTCTACAAATGTGTCAGTCCAAGGGACAACCTCCTGTGTTGCTCAACTTCAAGATTCAGGAAACTTGATGTTGGTCCAGGACAAAAGCAAAATGTTGTTATGGCAAAGCTTTGACTATCCTACAGATACTCTTCTTCCAGAAATGAAGATTGGGTTGAACAGGATAACTGGGCTCAACAGTTTCTTGACATCTTGGAAGTCACAAGATGACCCTGGAACTGGGGACTACTTCTATAAGATGAATCTTACTGGCTTTCCACAATTGCTATTGTATGAGGTTTCAACCCCACATTTTCGAGCAGATCCATGGCCATGGAACAGACCAGCATTCAAACCCTCATTAGGTTTtaacttaaattttgttaaCAATGAAGATGAGGTATCTTACTTTATCTCTCTTGATGACCCCTCCATCATTACAAGATTTGTGGTGGACAGCTCTGGACTTCTCCAACAACTTACGTGGAATGACGGTGATAGTCAATGGAAGCACGTATGGTCAACACCTAGATCATGTGATAACTATGGAAGCTGTGGTGCGTACGGTATATGTATTCTTGACGGCGTTGACAGGTTTGGGTGTACCTGCTTGCCAGGGTATGAACCCAAGTCTCTCAGAGATGGTTCTGAGGGATGTGTGAGAAAGAAATTGGGGATGTCTATCTGTGGAAATGGAGAAGGGTTTGTGAAGGTGGCACATTTGAAGATTCCTGATGCATTTGATGCTGTTTGGATGGAGATGAGTATGAGTAGCTTAGAGTGCGAGCAAGCATGCTTGTGGAATTGTTCCTGCACAGCTTTTATCAATTACAATACTAATGGTAAGGGATTTGGTTGCTTATCATTTTACGGTGAACTGATTGACATTTTAGAGTATACAGATGATGGGTGGGATCTAAATGTTCGTGTGGATGCGATTGAGTTAG CTAAGTATACAGGGAAGTCCAAAGGTTTTCTTGGAAAGAAGAGGAAACTAGCTATTACAATATTGTCTGTTGCTGTGCCATTGTTTTTGGTATCCTTGCTAGCGTATATGTGGCtaatgaagaagaggaaaacgAAAG GTACCAAAGACTATTTGGAGGGAAATGAGCTCGAGGACAGTAACAGACATCCAGATTTATCGATTTTTGATCTAAGCTGCATAGCTGCTGCCACTGACAATTTCTCTCCGACCAACAAACTTGGGCAAGGTGGTTTTGGTTCTGTTTTTAAG GGTCAATTATCTAATGGCCAACAAATAGCTGTAAAAAGGCTATCCAAAAGTTCAGGGCAAGGAATAGAAGAATTCAAAAATGAAGTTATGTTGATTGCAAAACTTCAACATAGGAATCttgtcaaaatttttggttGTTGCATTCCAGACGAAGAAAAGATGTTGATTTATGAGTACATGCCAAACAAAAGCTTGGACTCCTTCATTTTTG atcatacaagaagttcattGCTAAATTGGAGGAAACGTTTTGAAATCATAATTGGGATTGCTCGTGGGATTTTGTATCTTCATCAAGACTCGAGATTAAGAATTATTCATAGGGATCTTAAAACTAGCAATGTTCTTCTTGATGGTGAGATGAATCCCAAAATTTCGGATTTTGGCATAGCACGTATAATCAAAGGGGACCAAATTCAAGACATGACAACTAGAGTTGTCGGAACATA TGGTTATATGTCACCGGAGTATGTAATATTTGGGAAATACTCCACCAAATCCGATGTCTTTAGTTTTGGTGTCATATTGTTGGAGATTGTGAGTGGCAAGAAGAATAACGACTCTTATCAGAACCACCCTTCCCTAACTTTAATAGGGCAT GTTTGGGAACTTTGGAGAGTAGATAGAGCCTTGGATATAGTTGATTCATCAATAAATGAGTCATTTGTTTCCCTTGAAGTCTTGAGATGCATTCAAATTGGGCTCTTATGTGTGCAAGAAAATGCAATGGACCGACCAACAATGTTGGCAGTTTTTCTCATGCTGAGTAGTGAAATAACTATTCCTTCTCCAAAACAACCTGCTTTCATTTTCAGAAGAGCTACTAATGAATTTGAATCAATCACAGGAGGGGAGCTCTATTCTATAAATGACATGACAATAACCGAGTTTGAAGCTCGCTAA